The Streptomyces sp. NBC_00576 genome contains the following window.
CGGCAGGCGGGCGGTGATCGAGTTCACGTTCCAGGTCGCGATACGCATGCCCCACAACCTACCCGCCGGGTCTGACAACGCCTCTCAGACCTCCGCCGACGTTCCCGGCGCCAGCCTCAGGTGCTCTGATCCGCCGAGGCCGCCCACCAGCCGGTCGTAGATCGGGCGGGCGAGGTCCGTGAGAAGGGCGTCGTGGATGTCGTACGCGCGCTGCGGCTTGACCTCGCGGACGTACTCGACGACCTCGGACAGCTTGCTCCACGGGGCCATGACCGGGAGCAGCAGGGTGTCGACCGGGTGGTCCGGGACGGTGAAGGCGTCGCCGGGGTGGAAGACGGCGCCGTCGACGAGGTAGCCGACGTTCGTGATGCGCGGGATGTCCGGGTGGATCACGGCGTGCAGTTCGCCGTGGACCTGGACGTCGAAGCCCGCGGCGGTGAACGTGTCGCCGTGGCCGACGGTGTGGACGCGGCCCGGGAAGGCCGCGGAGAGCTGTTCCGCGACCGCGGCGAGGGTCCAGAGCTCGGCGGCCGGGTTGGCGTCCAGGGCGGCGCGCAGCCTGCCCTCGTCGAAGTGGTCGGCGTGCTCGTGGGTGACCAGAATCGCGTCGGCGCCGGCCGCGGCGTTCTCCTCGCTGAATCCCCCGGGATCGAGGACGAGCGTCTGCCCGTT
Protein-coding sequences here:
- a CDS encoding MBL fold metallo-hydrolase — its product is MKLTKKSHACIRLEKNGQTLVLDPGGFSEENAAAGADAILVTHEHADHFDEGRLRAALDANPAAELWTLAAVAEQLSAAFPGRVHTVGHGDTFTAAGFDVQVHGELHAVIHPDIPRITNVGYLVDGAVFHPGDAFTVPDHPVDTLLLPVMAPWSKLSEVVEYVREVKPQRAYDIHDALLTDLARPIYDRLVGGLGGSEHLRLAPGTSAEV